A stretch of the Ostrea edulis chromosome 9, xbOstEdul1.1, whole genome shotgun sequence genome encodes the following:
- the LOC125658699 gene encoding uncharacterized protein LOC125658699 → MDYLRISLLFLLHVVTSHCQSISIPFFSKLLYHYPGYKHFGGRYSHKRIVDIIGCNKTELLHDTSALRMSFALNKIGSVYSIGRAPIHLSKYGKDSVSGRDNLQYLFHPLAFGPYMADKFGYPSISVLHDRDAIATKRKFWGKQGIMEIITYTKFGNKPKGHIALWNCDRLHQTKDWISKHTLLTIQFWEAPDTNCDRLIKSTEKPSTPSGKWRSVKYDTLRLKAESKMYRYNSRKAQIAQKHRRYLHKKI, encoded by the exons ATGGACTACTTAAGAATATCTCTATTGTTTTTACTGCATGTTGTTACTTCACATTGTCAATCG ATTTCTATCCCATTCTTTAGTAAGTTGTTATATCACTATCCGGGTTACAAGCACTTTGGAGGGCGCTATTCTCACAAAAGAATCGTGGACATTATAGGTTGCAATAAAACAGAACTTTTGCATGATACCAGTGCACTGCGCATGTCGTTCGCCTTGAATAAGATTGGAAGTGTATACTCTATTGGCCGTGCACCAATCCATTTATCTAAATACGGCAAAGATAGCGTGTCTGGAAGAGACAATttgcaatatttatttcatCCACTTGCGTTTGGACCATATATGGCCGACAAATTTGGATACCCAAGCATTTCTGTACTGCACGACAGGGATGCTATTGCTACAAAACGGAAGTTCTGGGGGAAACAGGGAATCATGGAAATAATAACGTATACCAAATTCGGAAACAAGCCCAAGGGACATATCGCGCTTTGGAACTGTGACCGACTCCACCAAACAAAGGACTGGATTTCCAAGCACACCCTGCTGACCATTCAGTTCTGGGAAGCTCCAG ATACCAACTGCGACAGGCTCATCAAAAGTACAGAAAAACCCTCTACTCCGTCTGGGAAGTGGAGAAGTGTGAAATATGACACTCTGAGACTGAAAGCTGAGAGCAAAATGTATAGATATAACAGTAGAAAAGCCCAAATCGCTCAAAAGCATCGCAGATATTTACACAAAAagatttga
- the LOC125660051 gene encoding mucin-3A-like, translated as MVQQNVTGTTYSYTHNTQPHNLPTHNLTTSQLTTSQLTTHNLTTHNLTTHNTQLTTHNLTTHNSQHTTSQHTTSQHTTSQFHNHTISQPHNLTAHNTQSHNTQPHNTQHTTSQPHNTQLTTSQHTTSQHTTSQHTTHNTQHTTSQHTTSQHTTHNTQPHNTQPHNTQPHNTQLTTHNLTTHNLTTHNLTTHNTQLTTSQHTTHNTQPHNTQPHNTQLTTSQHTTSQHTTTQPHNLPTHNLTTHNLTISQPHNTQPHNTQPHNTQPHNTQPHNSQHTTSQHTTSQHTTSQHTTSQHTTSQLTTSEHTISQHTTSQHTTSQHTTSQHTTSQHTTSQHTTSQHTTSQLTTSEHTISQHTTSQHTTSQHTTSQHTTSQLTTSEHTTSQHTTSQHTTSQHTTSQHTTSQHTTHNLTTHNLTTHNLPTHNLPTHNLTTHNLTAYNTQAHNTQAHNTQPHNSQPHNTQPHNLPTHNLTTHNLTTHNLTAYNLTTHNLTTHNTQPHNTQPHNTQPHNTQPHNTQPHNTQHTISQHTTSQHTTSQHTTSQHTTSQLTTHNLTTHNLTTHNLTTHNLTTHNLTTHNSQHTTSQHTTSQHKDVYSVIIMSKHSAPSIIFKTNERVYLSLYIYSRNALHNTDQSESRYNGNY; from the exons ATGGTTCAGCAGAATGTCAC aggtacaaCATATTCATACACTCACAACACACAACCTCACAACCTCCCAACACACAACCTCACAACCTCACAACTCACAACCTCACAACTCACAACACACAACCTCACAACACACAACCTCACAACTCACAACACACAACTCACAACACACAACCTCACAACACACAACTCACAACACACAACCTCACAACACACAACCTCACAACACACAACCTCACAATTTCACAACCACACAATCTCACAACCACACAACCTCACAGCACACAACACACAATCTCACAACACACAACCTcacaacacacaacacacaaccTCACAACCTCACAACACACAACTCACAACCTCACAACACACAACCTCACAACACACAACCTcacaacacacaacacacaacacacaacacacaaccTCACAACACACAACCTCACAACACACAACTCACAACACACAACCTCACAACACACAACCTCACAACACACAACCTCACAACACACAACTCACAACACACAACCTCACAACACACAACCTCACAACACACAACCTcacaacacacaacacacaactCACAACCTCACAACACACAACTCACAACACACAACCTCACAACACACAACCTCACAACACACAACTCACAACCTCACAACACACAACTTCACAGCACACAACCACACAACCTCACAACCTCCCAACACACAACCTCACAACACATAACCTCACAATCTCACAACCACACAACACACAACCTCACAATACACAACCTCACAACACACAACCCCACAACACACAACCTCACAACTCACAACACACAACCTCCCAACACACAACCTCACAACACACAACCTCACAACACACAACCTCACAACACACAACCTCACAACTCACAACCTCCGAACACACAATCTCACAACACACAACCTCACAACACACAACCTCCCAACACACAACCTCACAACACACAACCTCACAACACACAACCTCACAACACACAACCTCACAACACACAACCTCACAACTCACAACCTCCGAACACACAATCTCACAACACACAACCTCACAACACACAACCTCCCAACACACAACCTCACAACACACAACCTCACAACTCACAACCTCCGAACACACAACCTCACAACACACAACCTCACAGCATACAACCTCACAACACACAACCTCACAACACACAACCTcacaacacacaacacacaaccTCACAACACACAACCTCACAACTCACAACCTCCCAACACACAACCTCCCAACACACAACCTCACAACACACAACCTCACAGCATACAACACACAAGCTCACAACACACAAGCTCACAACACACAACCTCACAACTCACAACCTCACAACACACAACCTCACAACCTCCCAACACACAATCTCACAACACACAACCTCACAACACACAACCTCACAGCATACAACCTCACAACACACAACCTCACAACTCACAACACACAACCTCACAACACACAACCTCACAACACACAACCTCACAACACACAACCTCACAACACACAACCTCACAACACCCAACACACAATCTCACAACACACAACCTCACAACACACAACCTCACAGCATACAACCTCACAACACACAACCTCACAACTCACAACACACAACCTCACAACACACAACCTCACAACACACAACCTCACAACACACAACCTCACAACACACAACCTCACAACACACAACTCACAACACACAACCTCACAACACACAACCTCACAACACAAAGACGTTTATTCCGTCATTATAATGTCTAAACATTCTGCACCttctataatttttaaaaccaatGAAAGAGTATATTTATCACTGTACATCTACTCACGAAATGCATTACACAATACAGATCAGAGTGAAAGCCGCTACAATGGGAACTATTAG